The Arachis hypogaea cultivar Tifrunner chromosome 14, arahy.Tifrunner.gnm2.J5K5, whole genome shotgun sequence DNA window CTTTTGAATCCTCGGGATGTTATGGGTGACCCTGTGGCTTGCCGGACTTATATTGGTctgttgtttttttttgttttaccgaCTTGGTGACTTATACCTTTTCTTTTCTGTCTTTCAGTTGAGATGGCCGGTGGTTTAACTTCGTTGGCGAGGCTAAAAGCTGCGATGGATCGGGAGGAAGTGTCGTCGGCTTCTCCTTCTACTCCTTTGTCCCACCCTGCCTCGGATTCTCGGGTTGTGTCGCACGAGGTGATCTCGGCTGGGGCCAGGGTCGGTGCTCAGACTTCCCTGGGCCCTGTGGTCTCGCCCGAGGAGGAGGTAATCGTGGTTTCGGCTTCCGAGGCTTCTTGGAAGCGAAAGAGGCCCGAGGAGGTCAGCAGCGAGAATATAGGGGAGGAGGAGGGTGTGCCCTCTGTAATGGATCAACTTTGTGATGCTTCGGCTTTCATTGAACAGCATTTGATGCCTGGTACCGAGGCGTTTTTTGGTGACTGTGACGTGGCTTTCCAAGCCAAGTCAGTATATCGTTCCCTCCTCCGATCTGCGGTTATTGTTCGGAAGGCTGAGCCTGTGATGGCCCCGGTTGGCCTTTTGGACAAGAAGCTGCGTAGCTCTCAGACCAAGGTGGTCAAGCTGTAGGAGCAGCTTCAGGTTTCCGAGGTAGTGAGGGAGAATGCAGTGAAGTCATCTAAGGAGGCAGGGGCCGAGATTCTCCGTCTTTCTGAGGTTGAGACTTCACTCTTGTCTCAATTGGGCGGTGAGAGGAAGCGGGCTTCCGACGCCGAGTCTCAGGCTGCCGCACTTCTCGGTGAGGTAAATACTTTGAAGGCCAAGGTTGCTGCTCTGGAGGTCGAGGCCGAGGTCCTGAAAAAGGAGAAGGGGGAGCTGTTTGCTGATGTTAAAGAGGCTATTGCTGCTACTGAGGAGACGATGAAGGCCTAGGCTTCGGTCCTTGTGCCAGATGTGGATGTGTTCATGATGGGGGCATTTAGGACTGTTCGTGATGGTCAGATCATCGATCTCCAGTAGTTTTTGTATCTTTTGATTATGTTCTGAGAACTTTGTAATTTTGTTGTTGATATTTTGGCCGTGTGGCCGTGAGTTATGACTCTGATCTTTGACTTGTTTTAGGCCGTTCAAGCCGTAATTTTGGCATGTTTGGTTTTAAGTATCTTTGAGCCGTGTGTTGTGGCTTTATTTGTGTTCCCGGGTTGTTTGGGAGGGAGAGACCGTCGTAGGGTCGTGTAGTCATTATTTCGTGGATATCCCGTTTATTAGGCCCTGGGGATGATCAGTCTCCCAATGGTGGTCGCGTGTTTATGCCGTTTAGTGGGGGGTTTGGGGGAAAGATGCAAGGTAAGCGTGTGCTTTTAAATGGAATTTTATTAAGTTGGGCCTCATTAAAACCCTCGCGGGGAAAGAGTACTCGGAAACAATTGacaacgaaaaaataaaataagataagtaaaatacaaattttaaaggTATGGAGTGTGCCTACGTATAATATCGCCGTAGGTTGGCGGTGTTCCAGGTTCTTGGGATCTCGGTTCCGTCGAGTCTTTCAAGCTTGTAGGCTCCCTTCCCGACCACTCCTTTGACTCGGTATGGACCTTCCCAGTTGGGGTGAGTTTTCCTTCTCCGGGGGTGGGAGCTCCGATGTTGTTTCGTCGTAAGACGAGGTCATCGGGTGAGAAGTATCTCCGTATCACGCCGTTATTATATCTTATCTTGATTTTTTGCTTCAAGGCCAGCTCTCGCATGTGGGCTATGGATCTTACCTCGTCCGTTAGGTCCCGTTCTGCGTCTTCGTCGTTACCTCCAATGGTTCTTCTGGGACTGGGGTTCCCGACCTCGACGGGAATGATGGCTTCTATCCCGTATGTCAGGCGAAAAGGGGTTTCTCCTGTAGAGCTCTGGGGGTGGTCTGATATGACCAGAGGACCGACCCGAGCTCGTCGGCCCAGagtcctttggcttcgtcgagccATTTTTTGAGTCCTTTGACTATTATCTTGTTTGCGGACTCCACCTGTCCGTTTGTCTGGGGATGTTCTACTAAGCTGAAACGTTGGGATATGTGCAGCCATTCCAGGAATTCTCTGAACTTTttatcggtgaattgggttccgttgtccgagatTACGATCTCGGGGATCCTGAATCGTGTTATGATATGTTTCCAGAAGAACTTTTGGCATTGGGTTGCCGTGATGGATTCCAAGGGCTTGGCCtcgatccatttggtgtagtagtctatgCCGATGATGAGATACCAGAGTTATCCGGGTGCCATGGGAAATGGGCCTACAAGGTCGATGCTCCATGTTTCGAATGGCCGATCTGCCGTTATGGAGTTGAGCTGGTGTGGGTGGCTTGGTGGAAGTCGGCATGTATTTGGCATTTGTTGCAGTTCTTTACCAGCTGCATTGAGTCCTTGATAACCGAGGGCCAGAAGTATCCGTCCCGGATAACTTTATGGGCTAGGGTTTTACCTCCGATGTGATGGCCGCAGCAGTCTTCATAGATTTCACGGAGTATGTACTCCGTGTCCCCGGACTCGACGCACTTGAGTAGGGACTGCGAGAATCTTCGTTTGTATAGTTGTCTTATTACGACTGTGTAATTGGCGGCTTCTCTTTTTATCCGATTTGCTTCTTTAGAGTCCTCGAGTAGCACCCCATTGAGGAGGTATTGTAGGATCGGGAAGGTCCATAATTCCTGGTTGGAGACGGGTAGGACAGCGTCGGCTGCGGCTGATACAGACGGTGTCCTGATGACTTTCTGGATTAGCGACCGGTTACCTTGTCCCGGCTTGGTGCTGGCCAGTTTCGAGAGGAGGTTTGTCTAGCATTTCGTTTCATGGGGACGTGCTGTATGGTTACACGTATGAATTCTTCCTTTAGCTTGTTTACTTTGGTGAGGTACTGTTGGAGCAAGGGGTCTCGTGTTTGGTAGTCTCCGTTAACTTGGGAgctgactacctgtgagtcgctgcatACCTCCAAGATTTTTGCCCCGATCTCCCTGGCTAGAGTTAAGCCGGCCAATAGAGCCTCGTATTCTGTTTGGTTGTTTGAGATCGGAAACTCGTACCTGACAGATTGTTCGATTACAATCCCGTTTTGGCTTTCGAGTATCACTCCAGCTCCTCCGGAGGTGGTGTTTGATGAGTCATCTACGTGTAGCTTCCTAGTTTCGAGGGTGGGATTTCCTGGCGTCATCTCGGCGATGAAATCTGCCATGGCCTGTGCTTTGATTGCATTCCGGGATTCGAATTTTATTTGGAATTGGGACAGTTCGATGGACCAGGTGAGCATCCTCCCCGCTAGGTTGGGCTTTTGTAGGACTTCCCTGACTGCTTGGTCGGTTCAGACCATAATGGAGTGGGCttgaaaatattgttggagaCGTCGGGAGGCCGTGAAAAGTGCGAATGCTAGTTTCTCGAGGCATGAGTAGCGTGATTCTGTGTCTTGTAGGACTTCGCTTACGAAGTAGATGGGCTGCTGGGTTTTGTTCTCGTCTTCTTGGATAAGTGCTGCTGCGAGTGCTTCTTCCGTTATGGATAGGTATAAGTAGAGGTTCTCTCCTGTCTAGGGTTTGGTGAGGACCGGAGGTTCCGCTAGGGCTTTCTTAAAATACTGGAATGCCTCCTCGCATTCTGTTTTCCATCGAAAGGGGGTTCCTTTCTTCATGAGTTTGAAGAAAGGGATTGCCTTTTGGGCTGACGCGCCGAGAAAGCGTGATAGTGCGGTTAGTCGGCCGGTAAGTTTCTGAATGTCCTTGAGGTTTTTCGGACTTGTCATTTCGAGGACGACTCTACACTTTTCGGGATTTTCCTCTACCCCACGTTGTGTGATCATGAATCCAAGGAACTTCCTTGCCTCCATCCCGAAGGTGCATATTGTTGGGTTGAGGCGCATTCGGTGCCTCCTCAAGGTGTTCATCACGAGCTCGAGCTCACTGATGAGTTGCTTGCTGGATTCGGTCTTGGCGAGCATGTCATCAATGTAGACTTCGAGCTTGGTCCCGGACAGGCCTTGGAATATCTTGTTGACGagtctttggtaagtggctccggCGTTTTTCAGACCGAAAGGCATGACTGTGTAATAGTACGTGCCATCAGGGGGTGATAAAGGCCGTTTTCTCCTCGTCGGGTTGGTGCATGGGTATCTGGT harbors:
- the LOC140178705 gene encoding uncharacterized protein encodes the protein MADFIAEMTPGNPTLETRKLHVDDSSNTTSGGAGVILESQNGIVIEQSVRYEFPISNNQTEYEALLAGLTLAREIGAKILEVCSDSQVVSSQVNGDYQTRDPLLQQYLTKVNKLKEEFIRVTIQHVPMKRNARQTSSRNWPAPSRDKVTGR